From Chrysemys picta bellii isolate R12L10 chromosome 1, ASM1138683v2, whole genome shotgun sequence:
tatttgttttatttttaaaggacccCTTTCCCCAGGTCAAACTGGAAGTCCTGTTTTAGTAAAGCTGAGTCCTTTCCTTGGTCTAACATGGTTAGAGATCTCACAtgtaggatacagagggactatTATACACAATGGGGAAGAGGGGTATTATACATCAGTGTAAAAGCAGAGTAAAATGAAATTGCCTAAATGCCTACAGCCAGCTGAGCTGCAGTCTGGCAGGCAAGATCGACAATGGCAAGGCAGTAGGCACAGTTTTACTAAAACCCATCTGGAGAAAAATTTCACTTGTCCTTTCAAGATGTCCTGATCCCgatttctttaaaacaaacacaatgtCAGTACAAGGGTCCCTAGATGTAGACTTCTGATAGTCTGTCCTCCTGTGTGTCCTTTGGAGGTGAGGGTCTCTTTGCTTGTACTAACAATAAGGTGTGGTGGCTACATCTCAGATCTGTCCTTGGTGTCTTTCCCAAAGAAGAAAGCAGGTGAGCTGGTTTCTCTGGAGAACTGTGGtggattttatcatttttgtttgttaaaaatgtattgtgTTCTCTGTGACGGAGCCACCTCCACTACCTATAAAATTCTGGGAATTTGCTGACGGCAGAGGAGGCTCTTCTGGGATTTGCACCTCTTGTTTGGTTTCTCCCACTCCTGACTCCTGTAAGCTTGACTCTTGTCTTGAAGGTGCCTGGAAGCCAGGCTCTACACCTAGGGGTTCGCTATTCTGTAGGGGAAGCAGGGCCTTGTGCCGCATCAGGCTGTCATCACTGTTTTGGACTTCTAGGGAGTTCCTGTGCTTGGCATTCTTGTTGGCCACAGAGTTCTTCTGGGGCTCCTCAAAGCTCAATGACAGGGTGACAGTCCCACTGCCAAAGCTGACTTTTTGCTTGCATCCACGCTTCTGCTGCTGCCGCTCcgtggaggtaggcagaggacaGGGGTCTTCATGGTTGCTCTTGCTACTCATGGAGGATGATGGGGTAGAGCCCGTGGAACCACCTAAACTGTTAGACCTCTTACGTGACACATTGCTACGTCTCAGTGTGGCCCTGGCTGCTACTTTGAAGGCATGTGCAGCTGTACTGCAGCGCACTTCCTCGATGGTGTTGCGGGAAGGCTTAAAGAGGATGATGTAGACTTTGTTGAAGAAGATGCAGGCCAACTGCCCAAAGCTGGCAGCCAGGATGGCAATCACCTCCACTGCTGAGACAAACTTGCCATAGGTACTGGCATAGGCAGGTATGAAGGAGATCCAGACAATGAAGAAGATCAGCATGCTGAAGGTGATGAACTTGGCCTCGTTGAAGTTCTCTGGCAGCTTCCGAGATTTGAAAGCGAAGAAGAAGCAGATGGCAGCCAGGAGGCAGGTGTAACCAATCAGGAAGCCCAGAGCCATCAGGGAGCCCTCATGGCAGGTGAGGAAGATGATCTCATCCTCCAACTCATGGTTCCGGTAGCTGGAAGGGGGAGCTGTGTAGAGCCAGATCACACAGATGATGATCTGCACAAAAGTACACAAGAAGACCAGAAGGAACTGCAGGTTGAGGCCCCACCATTTGCGATGGAGGCTTGTAGGGATCTTAGCTTCAAAAACCAGCAGGACGCGATTGGTCTTTACCAGGATGCAGGAGATGCAGAGGACAAAGCTGATACCAAAGGCTGGCTGCCGTAAACGGCAAGTCCAATCCTGAGGCTGGCCAATGAAGAATAGTGAGCTGGAGAAACAGCACAGCAGGGAGAACAGGAGGAGGTAGGACAACTCGCGGTTTGTGGCCTTGACAATGGGTGTATTGCGGAATTTGGTGAAGACCCCAAGAACAAAAGAGGTCAGGAAAATTCCCAGCACAGCAAAGAGAGTAAGAGCTATTCCAAAGGGCTCTGTCCAGGACAGGAACTCTATCTGCTTGGGGATGCAGGATGTGTGGTTTTCGTTGGACCAGAAATCCTTGGTGCACTTCTTACAAGTACTCGcatctgcaaaataaataacactGGATGAACAAGTCTGTTAGACTAGAGGGCCACCCAAAATAAAATGGGGCAATGTATAGCTCCCTTCATCTTAAATACAGAAGTGCTTCCTATAAGAGATTACACGTTCTGGCATATAATGCTCTGAATCAGGAAGGAACATTGCATGATGGGACCTGTAGCCTCTCAGGAGCCATAGGTCTGTATTAAAGATGAAGGCCATTTATGAGCCACACGATAAAGTTTTGGGGCTGCACTCCGGCTTTTCAGACCAATTTCTTGGGAGAATTTTAGAATGTTTAAGTACTAGCTGGTAGACAGTGCACACTATACTGCTCCTATCTTATCTATCTTATCTCACATACCTACTTCCTCCATCATCATGGTGGTATCTGAGTCCTTCTGGCTGACTTGATAACAAATGATGAAAATCAAAAGAATATGCTAGCTTCTTTAGCTGCACTGGGATCCCACCTCTCATCCTAGGGAGGTAAATCTTGAATGCATTTAAACTGTTCGTTTTAAGCAGACCATCAGTGCCCTTGATTCCCCCATATCTTAAAACCCTCACTTGAGAATGGCAGGGAAAGGGAACCCTGACTAGCTGATGTCGTCTTTATGTTGTTCTAATCATGCACAACACAACGTCCCACAAAAACATACAGAAGAGAAATTTGGATGTCTACCAGGTGCGTCCAGGCCTTTCAGTATGTGCCTGTGTAAAACACATGGAATGTAGGTGTGTGATTATATCTCCCTCTAATGGCTGGCATTTCACTCAAATGGGGCTGGTGATTTTGGTGCTGAAGATCTCTGTGGATGACCTGTGGTGGGATTTCATTATAAGTTTAGAACCCTACACTTCAGCCATCAGCACCACAGTGCTGTGAGCTGACAAAGCATTCTGAGTACTGATTTGCAAATAACTCTATCAGCTGTCCCACACCCTTTTGTTTTCAGAGCTTTCTATCTGAGTACCGATTACAGCCACAGAACATGGCTCTTAAACTGGAATGAGGCATTTGACTGATATTAATAATGCAGCCAATAATGCTCCACTAATGAGGGCAGAATATTCTGAACTCTTTCTGGAAAAGAGGTGACATCATGGGCCGTGACGTGCCCAAAGGACTCTTTGTTGAAGGTTATTCTTTAAATCTGCTTAAAAATAACAACAGCcattaaaatactgaaaaacaataaataaattaaataaaccaGGGTTCTTCAGAATCTGTTAACAAATGCTCCTCTATGATATCTCTCTCCTAATGTTTAGTTGGTCTTTTGTAAATTGTTCATGTGAGAAAATGTGAATAGAGAAAAAAGACCACTGTTACTATAGAACAGAATGTATAATTTAGGTATTTCATTAACATTAATTCAGTCAAAAGTATAGTAATTATTATATACTATTTTATAGCCTTTTCATCTCACTGGCCTTTGCAAACTGTACACTACTTCACacaccattgaaatgcagccacctatCAGAACCTGGGACCGTGGGCTTTCTGGGCTGCTGACACTTCCGCATCACCATTGGAAGCTTAGGCAGGGTTTCTGCTGGAGAACCCTAGCTAGACACTGCAGGAAGtacctcccagcagggcctgagtggcAGCCCCCTGCATCCCTCTGATTGGCTCTTGCTGGTATATAAACCAAGAAGCCATCACGGGGAGCTGTCTGAGAAATGACACAAACAGCCTACATGCTTCTGCTCCAGACGTTGCCTTGCTGTGGATCATAGAGTCTGGCTTCTGACCCTGGTTCATTTCCAACTCCGCTACTTGCCAGTTGTCTGTAACCTGGTGCCTGACCCTGACTTCttggtatcctgacccagcttgAGCCTGACTCCGCTTCTCATCTCGACTGCAACTTGGTAATGATGGAAGGGGCAGGCTGCCCTCCGACCACGGCCCCCTGAGGGCCTGGGACTTGCAGGACCAAGTCATCTGCCTGCAGGCAGAGAACCTAATGCTACAGGCCCAAGTGAGGTAGCTCACTGCCGAAGCACAGAGCCTATGTGACCAGCTAGCACACTCACAGGGAGAAGCAGCTACGCTATGGGCCTGAATCGGCTCCCACAGTGCCACTGCCCGAATGGCTTGGTGGGGACTGCCGGAAATTCTGGGGGTTGCTGAACCAATGCAGCTGCTCCTCCTGCTCTGTCCCAGTACATACCCCACAGACCAAACAAAGGTGCGGCTAGTAGTCAGCCTTCTTACCAGCAAAATGCTTGCTTGGACATCCCCATTGGAGCAGAACAGCCTAGTGCTCTCAAACTGTGATGCCTTCCAGAAAGCCTTCTCGACCTTTTTTGAGGACCCACATTGGATCTGCTCCACAGAGGCTGCCCTCTGGAAGCTTAACCAAGGGAAAGGGCTGGTCATCTCCTATACTGCACATTTCCAATGGCTTGCGGCTGATGTCAAATGGAATGGAGCAGCCCAACTATACCAGTTCTGGTGGACACTCAGTGAGGATGTAAAAGATGAGCTAGCTTGCATTGAAAGCCCCACTTGCCTAGAGGTCTTTCTTGATATTATTCATCCTGTGCATTGACTCTCAGTTGCATAGGGGAGGGAAGAAAGCAGGGGAGCCTAATGCCCCCATGCAAAAGGGTTACTcgccctgtgcagtaactgaggttcttcgagatgtgtgtccctatgggtgctccactgtaggtgtgacAGCACCCCCTGTACCTGGGATCAGAGATCTTCACCAGCAGTGCCCATCGGACCGCACATGTGCCCTTTCCCTCTCTCCTGCTGTGTGCAGGATGTATATATAGTGCTGTGCAGTCCGAtcgcccccagttccttctctgccacagagtttGTTTTTGGCTCCAAAGcagagggaaggagggcaggtagtaGAGCACCCATaagacacacatctcgaagaacctcagttactgcacagggtgagtaacaacttcttctttgagtgatgtccctatgggtgctccactggagGTGACTAGAAAGTAGTGCCCCTTGTTGGAAGGCTGTTTCTTTGAAGTGACATGTACTGCTGAGGAGAGGACAGCATCTCTAAGGAGAGTGTCCATTGAGGCATCATGCCTAATAGCATAGTGCCAGGTCAAAATGTCTGTCGATGCCCATGTGGCAGCCTTATAAATGTCATCAGTGGGGACATTATTAAGAATGGCAATCGAGGTAGATAACAAACGTGTGGAATGTGTTCTGATTGAAGAAGGAATTTGTCTATCATGGAGTTCGTAAGATAAacgtattgtgacagacccagaccagtggggtacaggagtctggtagagggcaaatatactggtatttggatgagtagttttctgttccctgagtgaccagagaaggggctgcactagagtaatcaggaacctgctagaaccagttaaggcaggcaggctaattaggacacctggagccaattaagaagaagctgctagaatcaattaaggcaggctaatcaaggcacctgggttttaaaaggagctcacttcagtatgtggtgtgagtgtgaggagctgggagcaagaggcacaaggagctgagagtgagagggtgtgctgctggaggactgaggagcacaagctttatcagacaccaggcgcaaggtcctgtggtgagaataaggaaggtgtttggaggaggccatggggaagtagcccagggagttgtagctgtcatgcagctgttacaggaggcactatagacagctgcagtccacaggatcctgggctggaacccagagtagagggtgggcccgggttccccccaaacctcccaattgacctggactgtgggttcttccagaggggaaggtctctgggctgttccccaacccacatggtgaatctctgtggcaaaaaaatccgccaataagcgcaggacccaccaagatagaggaggaactttgtcacagtatacaCCGGGAGATCCATTTAGAGAAGCATTGTTTAGATATAGCTGTGCCTCTGATTTTTTCAGTAGTGGAGAGGAATAATCATGGCAATTTCTGGAAGGGGTTAGTCCTATCCAAGTAGATGACTACTGTGCGCCTCCCATCTAGGATGTGTAGAGCCACCTCCTGTTGATTACTGTGAGGCTTCAGGACAAAGCAAGGGAGCTGTATCGGTTGACTGAGATGAAAACACTGTGTATGGTGGATATGCCATGAGGGCCATGATTTTGCTCACCTGTCTAGCAGAGGTGACTGGCGACAAGAAAGACTGTGTTCATTGATAGGTGTTTGTAAGAACAGGTTGCCACTGATTCAAACGGGGGCTTTCAGGGAACGTAGGACTAGGCTGGGGTCACAGGCTGGGATTGGGTCTCATATATGGGGATAGAGATTTTGAATACGCCTCAAGAAGCGCTTTGTGAGCAGGTGTCTGAAGACAGAGTGGACGTAAATAGGGGAGTGAAGGGTAGTGATTGCCACCAAGTGTACCCTAATAGAGCTATTGGCCAATCCTGACTATTTAAGGTGGAGAATGTAGGCAAAAATAAGGGGCAACAGAGTGTGTGCTGCATCAACCCAGTGTGAGGCACTCCAGCAGTGAAATCTAGTTCATTTGTGAATGCACGTTCATCTGGTCATCTCACACCTGTTATTCAAAAGTTTGATTGCATCTGAGCGGGTTATTTCCGGATCCTGGGACCATAGAGGAGCCAGGATTTGAGGTGGACATCTATGGATTGGGATGGAGATGCGTCCTGTGAAAGGAGCCACGGTATTAGGTGGAGAGAGATCGGTCGGCATACCATCATGCGTAGAAGGTAAATGTAACAGACCTATTATGGCCATGTTGGAGCTATTAGTATGACAGGAGGTCGGTCCGCATATATTTTGCAAAGTGCTCAAATAGGAGGGAAAAAGGAGGGAAGACCTAAGGGAGTGGTGCATCCCAGGTTTTGAGGAACACATCCCCCAGCGATTTGTGCCCCAGTCCCACCCTGGAACAGAATTAAGTGCAATGGGCATTGTGTTGAGTGGCAAAGAGATATATGGTGGGATAGCCCCATCGGTTGAATATGGGTTGAAGTGCTCGCAAAGCCAGCTCTCACTCATGATTGTGTGAGAACATCCTGCTCAGTGCATCCACAGTGGTGTTCTGGTGCCCTGGGAGGTACGTGGCTAAAATGGAGATGTCATTTTGGATACACCAGTTCCACAGTTTGATCGCCTACAAGCATAAAGAGTGGGACCTCTGTTCACCCACCCCATTGATGCAGGCAAGATTGTCCATCATCTCTCTGATGGTATGATGTTTGAAAAGAGGTAGGAAATGTTGGCAGGCATTGCGGACTGCTCATAGTTCTAGGAGGTTGATGTGTAAGATGGAGTCAGTGGACGACCATCTGCCCTGCACTGTGTGTTCATGTATATGCGCTCCCCCAACTGACTAGGGAGGCATCGGTGGTTAGGAACATAGTTGGTGATGATTGTAGGAAAGGAACTCCAACACAAACGTAGCTGGGCTGTGTCCACACAGCAGTGAGTCCTTGACTCCCCTCGGCATGGATAAAAGTTTGTGAATGCTGTGCTTGTGGGGGAGGTATATAGTACGGAGCCATGCTTGAAGACATTGCATGTGCAGTCTTGCGTGCCTGACCACAAACGTGGCTGCTGCCATGTGGCCTGGAAGCACGTTCATGCAGAGATCTGGAGGGCAGACCCGAGCGGCGGATATCAGACCCATTAAAGTGAGAATCTGAGGTGGTAGGATGGCTCTGGCTTGTATGGCATCCAACTATACTCCGATGAATTCCAGCTGTTGTACTGGCGTTAGAGTGGACTTTTCTAGGTTCACAAGGAGGTCTAGCTTTGTGAACAGATCCACTGTTACACAGACGGCTCGGAGAGCATTGATTTTTGGATGGGGCCTTGAGGAGACAATAGTGCAAGTATGGGAAAATGATGATTCCTTGTTTCCTTTGGTAGGCCGTGACTACCGTGAGGAGCTTGGAGAACACCCGAGGCACAGTGAATAGTCCAAAGGGTAGTACTTTGTAGTGGTCAGTGCCCATGACTAACTGGAGGAATTTTCTGTGGACAGGATGTATGGAAATATGAAAGTATGCATTTTGGAAGTCGAGGGCCAAGAACCAGCCCCCCTGTTTTTTAGATTCTAAAGGTCTAGGATGGGACACCTACCAGCGGACTTCTTCTGACTCAGCCTTGTGTATTGTAGTGCCGTTGAGGGATGTATTGTTGAATTTGGGATTGCGGGGGAAGTTAGTACTTCGCCGAACGTCTCTTTGGTGCTGGGGTGTATATCCTGAGAGAATGAAGTATAGCTGGGGAATCTTTAAGGGAGTGCAGAGAGTTTTCTGTATGCTCCGAGAATAGTTTCTGACCTTCGAATGGTAAGTCCTCTACTGATAAGTCATGGCAGAGTGCCTCCAATTTGGAGTAGTTCAGATAATTATACTTCATAATTTGAAATCCTAAATTGGAGCATGGCTGAAGAATATGTCTTGTATCCAAATAGGTCCAGGCGTTTCCAATCTCTGCCTGGATGACCATATCGAGATTGATATTGACGGCTTCTCTTCTGCACCACATTGACCACCAAAGAAGCAGGATGGGATACGAAAATAAAAATTCAGGATCCTTCTCCAGACTATAATATTTTTTGTCAGCATGTTTGCAGGTCAGAGAGATGGAAGCCACGGTCTGCCACAGAACTTTGACGGGGTTGAGAAGAGCCTCATTGATAGATAGTGTGATCTTTGAGAAAGAGGATATGTGGAAGATATTCAGCAGTTTATGCTGCTGGTCTTTGGCCTCCTCCAATAGAATCTATAGGGAGTCTGCCATCCTATGGAATAGATCTTGAAAGTGCCTGAAGTTGTCGGCAGATGCAGGGGGTGGAGgctgtagtaagtgaaggccctaatgaatgcccagtatgaggcctgaggcctgaaccaaactaaagtaatagtcaagactttgctaatataaagcaaagttaagctgtgagcaaaaggcaggccctgctcacagaagctggcaaggaaagggctgatgttgcataaatatatattcatctTGCAtagttaaagtataaacatggtaccaagatacactatactggaacattccacagataacatggaacaggccgacccatcccaatgacggggcaaaagggtaaaatgatggatagagttgttttgatcgaaccaacaggtacaaggtgcgaggcggcaccttactacgtagaggggttgtaccttactacgtagaggggttgcacctcaatacgtcaggagtgatgtgtaacttgtttgtacctgtgtataagaatgtatcccctGGGGTGGTGTCCTTGtccagccgagggggcagtggaaagtcctgccactgagctgagtccattgccgagcggcactttctagcagtatgcccggtagactaagtaatctacggggaactgaaattgtgtcagggtcgcaataaacctggccgaggtgcctttgtaccttactagactctgtggtcattggggatTCTCGTTGGGTTTGCTGTGCCAGCTATCTGCAGAgttggggcagcacacagagggaacacacgcacgcagccgagtgatatcaacaggagaaagcagaagcaccacaccggtagcatctcacAACAGAGGCATAATCACCTCgtcaggtgaggaggaggaggaaaaatgtAAAGTTGGGAaagcctcctcttcctgcccttccTCCTGTTTTTCCTCCGCAGTGGGTACCAGTGGCAGTTTGACTTCCTGAGGGCAAGAGACTGATGGAGAAGGGAGAAGTGTAGGTCTCTGGCTTTACTCTCTGGGACCAAATTCCCGAATTGTGCCCTGTACATAGCCCAAGGGTCCCAATATGACTAGTTTGGTGGAAGTGTGTGATAGGATCACCTATGAATaaacaacctggaactggggtactacCGTGCCCCCTTAATTCTCTAGCCTGGGCTGTCACTTACAATACTTTTCTAGTGaaaagcagcaaacccctccgggtgctgttatcactcagtacaACAGCATGTgtagcactggaatgcgttacctagggaggtggtggagtctccttccttggaggtttttaaggcccggcttgacaaagccctggctgggatgatttagttgggaattggtcctgctttgagcaggaggttggactagatgacctcctgaggtcccttccaaccctgatattctatgattctatgtggagccccacacccagctaaattgcatgaattctccctgagccactcatgaatcacacagagaaaggcaccagcaaatctcccaagcccccagccttgcaccgtggaatat
This genomic window contains:
- the CASR gene encoding extracellular calcium-sensing receptor isoform X2, with product MADIIEYFRWNWVGTIAADDDYGRPGIEKFREEAEERDICIDFSELISQYSVEEEIQHVVEVIHNSSAKVIVVFSSGPDLEPLIKEIVRRNITGKIWLASEAWASSSLIAMPEFFHVIGGTIGFALKAGQIPGFREFLQKVHPKKSTNNGFAKEFWEETFNCYLPEGSNKNHHASASFHKGHEEGSGVGNSTAAFRPPCTGEENITNVETPYMDYTHLRISYNVYLAVYSIAHALQDIYTCTPGKGLFTNGSCADIKKVEAWQVLKHLRHLNFTSNMGEQVDFDESGDLIGNYSIINWHLSPEDGSIMFEEVGHYNVYAKKGERLFINENKILWSGFSREMPVSNCSTDCLPGTRKGIIEGEPTCCFQCVKCSDGEYSDETDASTCKKCTKDFWSNENHTSCIPKQIEFLSWTEPFGIALTLFAVLGIFLTSFVLGVFTKFRNTPIVKATNRELSYLLLFSLLCCFSSSLFFIGQPQDWTCRLRQPAFGISFVLCISCILVKTNRVLLVFEAKIPTSLHRKWWGLNLQFLLVFLCTFVQIIICVIWLYTAPPSSYRNHELEDEIIFLTCHEGSLMALGFLIGYTCLLAAICFFFAFKSRKLPENFNEAKFITFSMLIFFIVWISFIPAYASTYGKFVSAVEVIAILAASFGQLACIFFNKVYIILFKPSRNTIEEVRCSTAAHAFKVAARATLRRSNVSRKRSNSLGGSTGSTPSSSMSSKSNHEDPCPLPTSTERQQQKRGCKQKVSFGSGTVTLSLSFEEPQKNSVANKNAKHRNSLEVQNSDDSLMRHKALLPLQNSEPLGVEPGFQAPSRQESSLQESGVGETKQEVQIPEEPPLPSANSQNFIGSGGGSVTENTIHF